The following coding sequences lie in one Helicobacter sp. MIT 21-1697 genomic window:
- a CDS encoding SPOR domain-containing protein codes for METKRELNDILINDDELQKQNRTKKLMMMIATALVFLSILIAVIFVLTRDEEELDERHTASNSGLTPIDSQNDTLHSNPQDSFVDIPLANSESSEDPFQQILNDIRSRDPKNANTQQNTQTQVAQNQPQTPAPSKEVEKPTQPVLPPKSTTQPAQKISDSPKKPANTATTREPAKPTQPVLAQPTQTNKPEPTKPEQNPAPTKPVTAQNQPQTPAPKNVANVFEDVSVTRMDTSKNGQVAEKGFYVQVGSFANKPSADFLKKISNYSYRVYAGTSNGQPTTKYLIGPYHSRTDAGRDLPKFTTLVSNPVHFEVK; via the coding sequence ATGGAAACAAAACGAGAACTCAATGATATCTTAATCAATGATGATGAATTACAAAAACAAAACCGCACAAAAAAACTTATGATGATGATTGCCACAGCATTAGTTTTTTTAAGTATTTTAATTGCGGTAATTTTTGTCCTTACACGCGATGAAGAAGAGCTTGATGAAAGACATACTGCAAGTAATAGCGGTTTAACCCCTATAGATTCTCAAAATGATACATTACATTCAAATCCTCAAGATAGTTTTGTTGATATTCCGCTTGCCAATAGTGAATCAAGTGAAGATCCATTTCAACAAATTCTTAATGATATTCGCAGTCGCGACCCGAAAAATGCAAATACGCAGCAAAATACGCAAACACAGGTGGCACAAAATCAACCACAAACTCCTGCTCCATCAAAAGAGGTAGAAAAGCCTACACAACCTGTGCTTCCACCTAAAAGCACTACCCAACCAGCTCAAAAAATATCAGATTCTCCAAAAAAACCTGCAAATACTGCTACCACAAGAGAGCCGGCAAAACCTACGCAACCTGTTTTAGCACAACCCACCCAAACAAACAAACCAGAACCCACAAAACCTGAACAAAATCCAGCTCCTACTAAACCTGTGACAGCACAAAATCAACCACAAACTCCTGCTCCAAAAAATGTGGCAAATGTTTTTGAAGATGTTTCTGTAACTCGTATGGATACTTCTAAAAATGGGCAAGTTGCAGAAAAAGGATTCTATGTGCAAGTAGGTTCATTTGCCAATAAACCAAGTGCGGATTTTCTTAAGAAAATCAGTAATTACAGCTATCGCGTCTATGCAGGCACATCAAATGGACAACCAACAACAAAATATCTCATCGGTCCCTATCATTCGCGCACTGATGCAGGACGTGATTTGCCCAAATTTACAACCCTTGTCTCTAACCCGGTGCATTTTGAGGTAAAATAG
- a CDS encoding DUF1882 domain-containing protein: MTEMDLKLIKMDTSHYYKRVSGLGTKVSHMGRILYDKYERVDAMLTSILINKHFRKEIIIAHSLLLAKGTKVENIVFDYNGRNPEKFYHRAQLLLREEGFLNFTAFCSKTPGHLHLYIHKGHTEFNEGKRLGKTLSIKLAQRCPKEWRVFPSDEMPSNFNILALPYDIYAKERGASWARHM, from the coding sequence GTGACGGAAATGGATTTAAAGTTAATTAAAATGGATACATCGCATTATTACAAACGTGTCAGTGGATTAGGAACAAAAGTGAGCCATATGGGACGGATTCTCTATGACAAATATGAGAGAGTAGATGCAATGCTTACTTCTATACTTATTAACAAACATTTTCGTAAAGAAATTATAATTGCACATTCACTTTTGCTCGCTAAAGGAACAAAAGTAGAAAATATTGTTTTTGATTATAATGGACGCAATCCCGAAAAATTCTATCATCGCGCACAACTGCTTTTGCGCGAAGAAGGCTTTTTAAACTTCACGGCATTTTGCTCTAAAACACCCGGGCACTTGCACCTTTATATACATAAAGGACATACAGAGTTCAATGAGGGAAAACGTTTGGGCAAAACACTTTCTATCAAATTAGCTCAACGCTGTCCTAAAGAATGGAGGGTATTTCCCAGTGATGAAATGCCTTCAAATTTTAACATATTAGCCTTGCCCTATGATATCTATGCTAAAGAGCGTGGGGCATCTTGGGCAAGACATATGTAG
- the lysS gene encoding lysine--tRNA ligase, producing the protein MFSNFYVQQRIKKMELMRQEGFNPYANKTTRTLNNHDFLNKYNYLKTQSLDDMQDCAQNKKTESIVGRVRFIRLMGKACFIKIQDESGILQAYVSKNDIGEDFLLIKKVLEVGDIINVSGYAFVTKTGELSIHTLTLQILTKSIVPLPEKFHGLNDIELRYRQRYVDLIVNDKVKEVFKLRSQIISCIRQFFEQKGFLEVETPMLHSIPGGANARPFITHHNALDVERYLRIAPELYLKRLIVGGFEAIFELNRNFRNEGMDHSHNPEFSMIEFYWAYKTYEDLITLTQELFAFLFQKLNLPHILMHDEVEIDFSQWRIIGYKDALIEIGGLDEHIIENQDTLLSFLTSKHLKVDKSMSYGKLLGEAFDEFVEHKLINPTFITQYPIEISPLARRNDDNPNIADRFELFIGGKEIANGFSELNDPLDQFERFKEQVKAKDAGDEEAQYMDEDYVWALAYGMPPTAGEGIGIDRLAMLLSNAKTIKDVIFFPALKPTKSNFDIILSENALSNAQVRKENE; encoded by the coding sequence ATGTTTTCAAATTTTTATGTCCAACAACGTATTAAAAAAATGGAACTTATGCGACAAGAGGGCTTTAATCCTTACGCAAACAAAACCACTCGCACTCTTAATAATCACGATTTTTTAAACAAATACAACTATCTTAAAACACAATCTTTAGATGATATGCAAGATTGCGCACAAAATAAAAAGACTGAAAGCATTGTAGGACGTGTGCGTTTTATCCGCCTTATGGGGAAAGCGTGCTTTATTAAGATTCAAGATGAAAGCGGTATCCTTCAAGCCTATGTATCAAAAAATGATATTGGGGAAGACTTTTTATTGATTAAAAAAGTGCTTGAAGTTGGAGATATTATCAATGTAAGCGGTTATGCCTTTGTAACCAAAACGGGCGAACTGAGTATCCACACACTTACATTGCAAATACTCACCAAAAGTATTGTCCCACTCCCAGAAAAATTCCACGGATTAAACGACATTGAATTGCGTTATCGCCAACGTTATGTAGATTTAATCGTAAATGACAAAGTCAAAGAGGTTTTTAAACTGCGCAGCCAAATCATCTCGTGCATACGACAATTTTTTGAGCAAAAAGGATTCTTAGAAGTAGAAACGCCTATGCTTCATTCTATTCCGGGCGGAGCAAATGCACGTCCTTTTATTACTCATCACAATGCACTTGATGTAGAGAGATACTTGCGTATCGCACCCGAACTTTACCTTAAGCGTCTTATTGTTGGGGGATTTGAAGCTATTTTTGAGCTCAATCGTAACTTTCGTAACGAAGGTATGGACCATTCGCACAATCCAGAATTTAGTATGATTGAATTTTATTGGGCATACAAAACTTATGAAGACCTCATTACACTTACTCAAGAGCTTTTTGCTTTCTTATTTCAGAAACTCAACTTGCCCCATATTTTAATGCACGATGAAGTAGAAATTGATTTTTCACAATGGCGCATTATAGGTTATAAAGACGCATTAATTGAAATTGGTGGCTTAGATGAACATATTATTGAGAATCAAGATACGCTCCTTAGTTTTCTTACAAGCAAACATCTTAAAGTAGATAAGAGTATGTCTTATGGTAAGCTTTTGGGTGAAGCTTTTGATGAGTTTGTTGAGCATAAACTTATCAATCCCACTTTTATCACGCAGTATCCCATTGAAATTAGCCCTCTAGCTCGGCGCAATGATGACAATCCCAATATTGCCGATAGATTTGAGCTTTTTATTGGTGGTAAAGAAATCGCTAATGGCTTCAGCGAGCTTAATGACCCGCTTGACCAATTTGAGAGATTTAAAGAGCAAGTCAAAGCAAAAGATGCAGGAGATGAAGAGGCGCAATATATGGACGAAGATTATGTATGGGCGCTTGCATATGGTATGCCACCTACTGCTGGAGAGGGTATAGGGATTGATAGATTAGCAATGCTTTTAAGCAATGCAAAAACAATTAAAGATGTAATTTTCTTTCCTGCATTAAAGCCAACTAAATCAAATTTTGATATAATACTTTCTGAAAACGCATTATCTAATGCTCAAGTAAGGAAGGAGAACGAATGA
- a CDS encoding CvpA family protein — MDNLNYIDIGILVLLILLSLKGIWQGIIRGLASFLGILLGIFFASRFYNDAGEWFASNIYDFNSPDLNALVGFLIIITLIWASFLLLGEILYRAIKFTPLAVLDGAFGLMFGFCKAFLFISIIVFGVSQIGWLKNFSQNIEQSSSLFPMMKNLAVHIMNLEQIQEVKENLNNFNAQEIEKKLDDTTKQLQNKLPISSKQDTRSWRQR, encoded by the coding sequence ATGGACAACTTAAATTACATTGACATAGGGATTTTAGTATTACTTATTTTACTCTCCCTAAAAGGCATTTGGCAGGGGATTATCCGCGGATTAGCTAGCTTTTTGGGCATATTGCTCGGAATATTCTTTGCCTCAAGATTCTATAATGACGCAGGTGAATGGTTCGCCAGCAACATTTATGATTTTAATTCCCCTGACCTCAATGCGCTTGTAGGTTTTCTTATCATTATTACACTCATTTGGGCGAGTTTTTTACTTCTTGGTGAGATTCTCTATCGGGCAATAAAATTCACACCTCTTGCTGTGCTTGATGGCGCTTTTGGTTTGATGTTTGGATTCTGTAAAGCATTTTTATTTATTTCTATAATCGTGTTTGGTGTTTCACAAATTGGGTGGCTCAAGAATTTTTCACAAAATATTGAGCAAAGTAGCTCTTTATTCCCAATGATGAAAAATCTTGCTGTGCATATTATGAATCTTGAACAAATACAAGAGGTTAAAGAGAATCTCAATAATTTTAATGCCCAAGAGATTGAAAAAAAACTTGATGATACAACAAAACAACTTCAAAATAAACTCCCCATCTCGTCCAAACAAGATACTCGTAGTTGGCGACAAAGGTAA
- a CDS encoding serine hydroxymethyltransferase, which produces MNYSIKEQDFEVFELIEKELGRQNEHLEMIASENFTFPSVMEAMGSVLTNKYAEGYPFKRYYGGCEFVDKIEEIAIERAKKLFGAEFVNVQPHSGSQANAAVYAAILKPYDKILGMDLSHGGHLTHGAKVSTSGQLYQSFFYGVELDGRIDYDKLALQAQVVKPNVLVCGFSAYTRELDFKRLREIADSVGAYLMGDIAHIAGLVVAGEYPNPFPHCHIVTTTTHKTLRGPRGGMILTNDEEFYAKINKAVFPGIQGGPLMHVIAGKAVGFKENLKPEWKTYAKQVKANIQALAKVLINRNYELVSGGSDNHLILMSFLNKEFSGKDADLALGNAGITVNKNTIPGEIRSPFVTSGIRIGSPALTARGMKEKEFEWIGEKIADILDDINNTNLQAHIKTQIKNFNQDFRIYDRPIF; this is translated from the coding sequence ATGAACTATTCAATCAAAGAGCAAGACTTTGAAGTCTTTGAACTCATAGAAAAAGAGCTTGGACGACAAAATGAGCATTTAGAAATGATTGCGAGTGAAAATTTTACATTTCCTAGCGTTATGGAAGCTATGGGAAGTGTTTTAACAAATAAATATGCTGAAGGATACCCATTTAAACGTTATTATGGAGGTTGTGAGTTTGTTGATAAAATTGAAGAAATTGCTATTGAACGTGCAAAAAAACTCTTTGGTGCAGAGTTTGTAAATGTGCAACCGCATTCAGGCTCACAGGCTAATGCAGCAGTATATGCGGCAATTTTAAAACCTTATGATAAAATTTTAGGTATGGATTTAAGTCACGGAGGACATCTCACGCACGGAGCTAAAGTCAGCACTTCGGGGCAGCTTTATCAAAGCTTCTTCTATGGCGTAGAGCTTGATGGACGCATTGATTATGACAAACTTGCGCTTCAAGCTCAAGTAGTAAAGCCAAATGTGCTTGTATGCGGATTTTCTGCTTATACTCGTGAGCTTGACTTTAAAAGATTACGCGAAATTGCAGATTCTGTAGGAGCTTACCTTATGGGTGATATTGCTCACATAGCAGGACTTGTCGTTGCAGGAGAATATCCAAATCCTTTTCCACATTGTCATATCGTTACCACCACAACACATAAAACCTTACGAGGACCACGAGGCGGAATGATTCTTACAAATGATGAAGAATTCTATGCCAAAATCAATAAGGCTGTATTCCCGGGTATCCAAGGCGGACCCCTTATGCACGTGATTGCAGGTAAAGCAGTAGGTTTTAAAGAGAATCTCAAACCCGAATGGAAAACTTACGCTAAACAAGTAAAAGCAAATATTCAAGCTCTTGCAAAAGTGCTCATTAATCGCAATTACGAGCTTGTAAGCGGCGGTAGTGATAATCACCTTATTTTAATGAGCTTCCTTAATAAGGAATTTAGTGGTAAGGATGCAGATTTAGCACTTGGCAATGCAGGTATAACAGTGAATAAAAATACTATTCCGGGAGAAATCCGCTCTCCATTTGTTACAAGTGGCATTAGGATTGGCTCACCAGCTCTAACTGCGCGAGGTATGAAAGAAAAAGAGTTTGAATGGATTGGAGAAAAAATTGCCGACATTCTTGATGATATTAACAATACCAATTTACAAGCACATATTAAAACACAAATCAAAAACTTTAATCAGGATTTCAGAATCTATGATCGACCAATTTTTTAG
- the mqnP gene encoding menaquinone biosynthesis prenyltransferase MqnP, which produces MNLFQALGKQIKNFSDLVAFEHTIFSSSFILIAMVVASMQMYGIPWCGWETFILCIFALVSARNFAMGFNRLKDRDIDALNFRTNKRPSVDGRISLSGLVAFNVINALIFICVSYCINTLAFYLCAPFLVILAFYSYTKRFSAIAHWVLGVCLGLAPIAGVIAVMGEIPLWSIFLSVGVLFWVAGFDLLYSIQDIEFDKDNHLHSIPAYFGVKATLWISRLCHILAIGFWASFVYEAQLGKIAELGVVLSALMLCYEQYLVSVHLKNIPKAFFVTNGYLGMIFFICILIDSIKAVYGY; this is translated from the coding sequence ATGAACTTATTTCAAGCATTAGGTAAGCAAATAAAGAATTTTAGCGACCTTGTTGCCTTTGAGCATACAATTTTTTCAAGTAGTTTTATCCTTATTGCAATGGTTGTAGCAAGTATGCAAATGTATGGGATTCCGTGGTGTGGTTGGGAAACTTTTATTCTCTGTATATTCGCTCTTGTGAGTGCGAGAAATTTTGCTATGGGCTTTAATCGTCTTAAAGATAGAGACATTGATGCCCTTAATTTTCGCACAAATAAGCGTCCAAGTGTTGATGGGCGCATTAGTCTTAGTGGGCTTGTAGCCTTTAATGTTATCAATGCTTTGATTTTTATATGTGTTTCTTATTGCATTAACACTCTCGCATTTTATCTTTGTGCCCCATTTTTGGTTATTTTGGCATTTTATTCTTATACCAAACGTTTTAGTGCCATAGCGCATTGGGTGCTTGGCGTATGTTTGGGATTAGCGCCTATTGCAGGAGTTATTGCTGTTATGGGTGAGATTCCTTTATGGAGTATATTTTTATCTGTGGGCGTGTTATTTTGGGTGGCAGGATTTGATTTGTTGTATTCTATCCAAGATATAGAGTTTGACAAAGATAATCATCTTCACTCTATTCCTGCATATTTTGGAGTGAAAGCTACATTATGGATTTCGCGTTTATGTCATATTCTCGCAATAGGATTTTGGGCGAGCTTTGTATATGAAGCACAGCTTGGTAAAATCGCAGAATTAGGTGTAGTTTTATCTGCTCTTATGCTTTGTTATGAACAATATTTAGTCAGTGTGCATTTAAAAAATATCCCTAAAGCTTTCTTTGTTACTAATGGTTATTTGGGTATGATATTCTTTATTTGTATTTTAATAGATTCTATAAAGGCTGTATATGGATATTAA